From Antennarius striatus isolate MH-2024 chromosome 14, ASM4005453v1, whole genome shotgun sequence, the proteins below share one genomic window:
- the rps27.1 gene encoding 40S ribosomal protein S27.1 translates to MPLAKDLLHPSPEEEKRRHKKKRLVQSPNSYFMDVKCPGCYKITTVFSHAQTVVLCVGCSTVLCQPTGGKARLTEGCSFRRKQH, encoded by the exons ATGCCA CTCGCAAAAGACTTGTTGCACCCATCtcctgaggaggagaagaggaggcacAAGAAGAAGCGTCTCGTCCAGAGTCCGAACTCTTACTTTATGGATGTGAAATGTCCAG GATGCTACAAGATCACCACGGTGTTCAGCCATGCCCAGACGGTCGTGCTGTGCGTTGGCTGTTCGACGGTCTTGTGTCAGCCCACCGGAGGCAAAGCCCGTCTCACAGAGG GCTGCTCTTTCAGGAGGAAGCAGCACTAG